TGCTTTCTATAACCGCAATTGCGGTAAAAGCCCAGGATGCTGTGGTTATTTCTGATGGAAATTTTGTTAGGGGAACCATACAGGGCACGGATTTTTCGACGGTTATACTTAAAAATGATGATGGAAGCATTACTCAATTTAAAGCGAAAGACATCAAAGAGTTTTTATGGAATGGCGAAACTTACGTTAGCAAACCTATTGTTATCAAAAAACGCATGGAACTACGCTTTTTTAAAATGATAGAAAGAGGTGCCGTAAACTTATATAGCATCGGAGGGAACGGTGCAGCCGAACAACCTCAGCAAAGAAGGCCACGCATACAGCCTAGCATAGGTATTGGTGGCGGTACAGGCGGCTTTGGTGGACTAGGCGGCGGTGTGGGCATTACCATAGGCGGCGGACGAAACAGGCAAGATGATCAACCAAGAGCCGTTGCCCCTACAGCTTATTTCATTGAACGTTTTGGCACCGGACCAATGACTGAACTTCCGGTTAATGGAGGGAATTCTGAAGGTAAAAACCAGCAAATTAAAGAGGTGTTATTGCAAAAGCTGACCAATGATGAAGACCTGGCCGAGCGTATAAAGGCTACAGAAACCTTTGATGCTAAACTTATCAAGGCTTTTGTAGCCGCTTACAACGATATGCACAAATAAGTTACCTGCTGATACACGTTTCCATATGGTCGTTTACCATACCTACGGCCTGCATGTGGGCGTAACAAATTGTGGTGCCAAAAAACTTGAAGCCCCGCTTTTTCATGTCCTTACTGATGGCATCGGATATTTCCGTTCTGGCCGGAACATCCTTTAAAGTAACCACCTTGTTCATAATTGGTTGCTTCCCTGGTAAAAATCCCCATATATAATCAGAAAAAGAACCAAATTCCTTCTGTATGGCCATAAACAGTTTGGCATTGGTAATTGCGGCCTTTACTTTTAGTTTGTTTCTGATGATCCCGGGATCATTCATCAAGCGTTCTTCATCCGCCTCTGTAAATGCAGCAACTTTCTGCACATCAAAGTTGGCAAAAGCCTTTCTATACCCTTCTCTTCTTTTCAAGATGGTGATCCAGCTTAAACCGGCCTGAGCACCTTCGAGAATTAAAAATTCGAACATGACCTTATCATCATAAACGGGCTTCCCCCATTCTTCATCGTGATATTTAATATACATAGGGTCAGTTCCACACCACCCGCATCTGATTTGTTCTTCCATCATTTACGAACTTAACTCGTCCCAATATTCAACTGCCCTGCGGTAATGAGGGATCACAATAGAACCTCCAACTAAGTTTGCAATCATAAAGACCTCAT
This is a stretch of genomic DNA from Candidatus Pedobacter colombiensis. It encodes these proteins:
- a CDS encoding DNA-3-methyladenine glycosylase I — translated: MMEEQIRCGWCGTDPMYIKYHDEEWGKPVYDDKVMFEFLILEGAQAGLSWITILKRREGYRKAFANFDVQKVAAFTEADEERLMNDPGIIRNKLKVKAAITNAKLFMAIQKEFGSFSDYIWGFLPGKQPIMNKVVTLKDVPARTEISDAISKDMKKRGFKFFGTTICYAHMQAVGMVNDHMETCISR